TAAAGTTTTTTCTATAGAAGAATTTGTTGTTAAGTTTATGTAAAGAAGCTTTCCTGAATATCCTTTTAGATGGAAACTCCAGCCCCTCCTAAGCTTTAAAATAGGAAACCCTATTATCTATGCAAATCTAGTATAAAAATTTTTCTCTAAAAATAAAAAATGATTTTAAAAGTATTCTTGAGGATTATAAATTAAGGGTTTTTCATTGCTTTTTATTCCAGCCTCTAGTATTTCCCCAACATAAATAATATGGTCACCTACTTCTATTGCTTTAATAACTTTACAATCTAAATAAGCTGCACAATTCTTCAATATTGGAGAACCTGATTTTTTAATTTCATAATCTACTCCATCGAATTTATTTTTATTTCTTCCTGAATAAAAACCAAAAAGTTTAGCTAAATCCTTTTGATTTTCAGAAAGAATATTAATAGCGAAAACTTTTGAGGCATCAATAAATTCACGAGTATATCTTTCTTTTCCAATACTTACAATTACTAATGGTGGATTAAAAGAGACTTGAGTTACCCAAGCTACTGTTAAACCATTTATTTCTTTCCCTTTTTTCGATGTAACTATAGTTACAGCATTAACTATTTTTTCTAAAACTGTTTGAACACTCAATTGTTTTTCACCTCTATAATAAATAAAGCTTTATCATTATAAATAAACATTAATATTTTTGGTTATTTATTAAAACCAAGTAATACTAAATTTTTTACTGTTTCAATTCCTTCTTTTAATCACTTTATTGTTTTATGAATTCTCCAATAATATGATACGCTTGTGAAGTAATGAAAGGAATAAGTTGTTTTAACATATTACGTTTAAGAGTCGCAGATAGGTAAGGAGGTTGTATGAAACGTTATTTATTAATAATTTCTTAATTAAAAGATCATATAACGCTGTTTTACTCTCTACTTTAATTCTTAAATTTAAAGCTAGGAAGGTTTTTGGCGGGCCCGCGGGGATTCGAACCCCGGACCTACAGCTTTCTTCATTTTAGGAGGTTCAGCCTTTTTGTCTGCCGCGCTTTCAGGAAAATTTTCGTTTTTATCCTGCTGCGCCACGGGCCCAAATTTCTAATTTGTAATATTATTCTCCTTAAATTATTTTTTTACTTTATCGTTAATATAAAATTTTAAATATTTTTAAAATATTTTTATTTTAAAAATATACGGTGTTTTAAATATAGTTCAACTAAAAATAAGTTAATTAGTTTTTGGCGAGAATAATGAGGAAGTGCGTTAGATGCGGTAGAAGGTTAAGAAAAAGTGAAAAACTAGATATGTGTGAAGGTTGTAGAAAAGAAACTTTAAAAAAATTTTTAATTAGTGTTTTACCAAATGTTGAAGGCTCAATTAAAAGAAGAAAACAACAAAAAACTTCTTGATTTATCATGTTATTATTTAATTCAAAATTTTCGTTAAAGTTTGAATTAACTCATTAACATTTATTTTAATTTCTTTTCTATTTTTCATATCTTTAATTGTAACTTGATTATTAATAAGTTCTTTAACACCAATTATGATTACTATTGGGATTCCTATAGAGTTTGCATATTCAAGTTGATGTTTTAAACTTCTGTTTTTTAAATCGAAATCACATGAAAAACCTGATTTTCTAAGCAATGTTATAATTTCTAATGCTTTATTTTGAACTTCATTACTAGCTACAGCTATGAATATTTCAGGTTTAAAAGACAACTCTGGAAACAATTTATTTCTCTCCATGGATATTATAAGCCTTTCTATTCCACCTGCTACTCCAGTTGCAGGAATGTCTCTTCCATAAATTTTACATAGATTATCGAAGCGTCCTCCTCCAAAAATCGCTCCTATATCTTCTCCTCCTTTATCATAAGCTTCAAAAACTATTCCATCATAATAATCTAATCCTCTAACAACGCTAAAATCTAAGATGCATTTTTTATTTTTATCTAGTAAATTTAAGTAATCAAAAAGTTCATTTAATTCGTTGTAGGCTTTTAAACTTTCCTCAGTTTCTAAAGCTTCCTTAGGAAGTTGAGTTAATGCTTTTTCAGGTTTTCCATTAATCGAAACTAACTCCATTATTTTGTTTATTGAAGATTCATTTAAGCCACACTCGAAAAGTTGAGCTTCTATCTCATTCTTTGATTTTTTCTTAAGTTTATCTATTATTCGCATAGCTGCTAAACTTTTTTCCTCGTTTAACCCAAGCTTCTTTAAGAAAGCATCCATAAATTTTCTATTGTTAATTTTCACTTCAAAATCTTTTAAGCCTACTTCCTCAAGAATATCTATTCCAAAGGATATTACTTCAGCATCAGCTAATGTACTTAACGACCCGTAAATTTCAGCATCCCATTGATAAAAATATCTATAACGACCATATTGAGGTTCATCATAACGCCACATTCCTCCTATAGCATAAAGTTTTATAGGTTCCGGTAAATCGTACCTGCTAGCAACCATTCTGGTTATGCCAACAGTTAAATCAAACCTTAACCCTAAGTCTCTTCCAGCTTTATCTTTAAAATAATAAATTTCATTTTTAATACTTGAGCCGCTTTTAGCTTCTAGAGTTTCTAAATGCTCTATTGTAGCTGGTTCAACCATTTGAAAACCATATAGATGTGCGATTTTCATTATTTTATTAAAGAGCCAAACTCGTTTAGCCATTTCTTCAGGTGTTATATCATGTATTCCTCTTGGTAAACTAAATTTTCGCGGCAATGGTTAACCCTTTCCTTTAAAGTTTAAAAAGTTTAAAGTGTAAAAAACTATATCGGTACGTCTATCAATAACTGCTAAAACCAACTCTTTTCTTTCTTCTTCAGCAAACTTTAATAAAGAAATTAATTTTTCTATTGTAGTTTCTCTTCCTTCATGAATTATTGAAACTAAACGTCTTAAAGGGCCTTTCCCATATACTTCAAAATCCATTTTTTCAGATTCTCTTACAATATAACCTTTTTCCCTTAAATCTCTATAAACTAAATATTTTATCAACTCTTCTTTTTTATCACTAAATAACTTTTTAACTAATTCTCCTAAGCTTAAAGGTTGATTAGAGTTAACATCATAAACCTTAATTTTTCCTTTCTCAATTAAGTAAAAAGCTTCATAAGATTGTAAAGTTAACTCTCCATTCTTTAAAGTTCCAAAACCTTTCTCTCTTAATTCTTTTACTTCATCCGTTAATGGAAGAACAATTTCCTTTTTTCTTAAATATCCTTGTATCTCTTTAGGTTTCTCCATAAAATTCAACCTTTAAAAACTTTCACTACTACGCATTTATATTGAAGTTAATAATTGCTTTTAAAAGTAACTAAAAAGGGTGAAAAGTTATGGAAAGCTTTTTTTCTTTAAAAACTTTACGGTTTGAAAAAGGAAAACTTTACGTAATTGATCAAAGGCTACTTCCAAAAAAGCTAGTTTATGTTAAACTTTCTACGTATAATGAAGTGGCTGAAGCTATTAAAAAAATGGTTGTTAGAGGGGCCCCGGTTATAGGGGTTGCTGCAGCCATGGGTTTAGCTTTAACAGCTTATAAAAATCGAGGAAGAAAAAGAGAGGAAATTTTGAAGGAACTTTTAAAAGCTAAAAAAAAGCTTGAAGCTGCTAGACCAACAGCAATAAATCTTTTTTGGGCTTTAAATCGAGTAATAAAAAAAGCTGAGGAAGCTAAAGAAGAAATTGTTGAGGCAGTAGTTAATGAAGCTAAAAAAATTGCTCAAGAAGATTTCGAGATAAATCGTAAACTTGGAAGGATTGGAGCATCATTAATTGAAAATAATGATTCAATTTTAACGCACTGCAAACAGCTCTTTTAAGAGCTGGCAGAGTGCAGGTGCTCTTGCAACAGTTGGTTATGGTACAGCTTTAGGTGTGATTAGAGCAGCAATAGAAGAGGGGAAAAACGTTAAGGTTTATGCTACAGAAACTAGACCGAAGCTTCAAGGTGCAAGACTTACAGTTTTTGAGCTTATGAAGGATAAAATTCCAGTAACTTTAATTACTGATAATATGGTGGGTTATATTCTTCAGAAAAAACTTGTAAATAAAGTTATTGTTGGAGCCGATAGAATTTTAAATGATGGTCATGTGATAAATAAAATTGGAACATTCACAATAGCTGTTTTAGCAAAATATTTTAACATACCTTTTTACGTAGCGGCACCATTATCAACATTTGATTTAAAAAGTAAACTTAATGAAATTAAAATAGAGGAAAGAGATCCGAATGAAGTTAAAAAAATAAACAACACTTATATAACTGTTCCTAAAGTTAAAGTTTTAAATCCTGCTTTTGATGTTACCCCACCTGAACTTGTAACAGCAATAATTACTGAAAAAACTATACTAAAGCCGCCTTATAACGAAACTATATCAAGACTTTTTGAAGTTTAAACTTTTTTTCTTGGAATTTGAAGAACAACTTCAACTGGGCAGTTAGCAACTTCACTTATTTTCTCTTTCCATTCATCTCCAATAGCTATTAAAGCGTAAATTCCTGTTACTTCAGCCTTAGCTTTTTGAACAATCCTAATTAAAGCTTTTTGGGTTTCGCCACTATCTATTACATCGTCAACAATTAAAACGCAATCACCTTTTTTAATACTTCCTTTAGGAGCATATAAACTCATCATCACAGCTGTTTTTTGAGGAATAAAAACTTCTTCTATAAAATCTTTAACTCCAACTTCTCTCTCTTTTTTAGCTATAACTAAGCTTACACCAAGCCTATAGGCTAAAAGAGTAGCTAAAGGTACACCATCAACTGCAGCAGTGACAACTTTAGTAATTCTTTTACCAGCAAATTTATTTATACCATATTGTACAGCTCTCCCTAAAAGCAAAGGATCTGAAATAATTTCAGTATTATCAAAATATCCTGAATCATCAAAAACTATTCTTTTTTCTAATTCAGTATCTAAACGTAAAACATTCTGAAGAAGAGAATTTATGGATTCAGCTCTTTTAATTGTTGGTAAAACATGACCTTTAATATACCTGCTTAAAACGGTTTCAGGTAAACCAACTATTTGAGAAAGTTCACGGTAAGTATAATAATTTTTAGCTAAATTAAGCAATTCTATAGTAGCCAACTTATATTTTAATTCAAGGATTCTAGATCCAGATTCACCTTTCATATTTTCCAACCTTTATTCATTATTTTTTATAAACTGAATTTTTAAAGTCAAAAATTTTACAACACTTAAATAAAAATATTAGCTTTTTATATGTCTTAAACTTTTCGTAACGCCTTTACTATTTTGGTATTTACCTGAATAAGGTTTTTCAGCTTTATCTTGAAGTTGAATAAAGGTTATTTGAAGAAATGGTTCTCCTTGAGAAATTTTAATTACGTTATGTGAAGCATTAAAAAGAGAGATTGTGAGTTGCCCTTTAAATCCAGGATCAACTAAAGCTAAACCTGCTAATAACCCTTCCCTAATTAAGGAAGAACGTAAATGTAGAAAACCAGCTATATTAGGTGGAAGCTCAATTCTTTCTAAAGTTGAAATAAGTTTTTGCTCTTTAGGGTAAACAAGAAGATCCATGCTTGAACGTAAATCGTAGCCTGCAGAATTTAAACATTCAATTTCAAAAGGTGAAATTATCAATTCTTTATTTTCAACCATTCTTTTTATTTTTGAATCTTGTAAAATCAAATTAAAAAGCCTCTTTATTTTTATTATAGGGAAAAACAAATTTTAATGGGGAAAATTGTTGCTTAAAAAAATTTCTGTAATAGATTGCCAATTAGCTGGAGTATCAGGTGATATGCTTATAGCAGCTCTCTTAGATTTAGGCGCTAATGAAGAGAAAACTATTGAAGCTATGAAAAATGTTAAAAATTTTGTTAATGAATGCGAAAAATTAAAAATTTCAGTTATTGAAAAGTCAATTCATGGAATAAAAGCTAAAAAACTTGTTATGGATTTTATTGATAAAAAAAGGTTTAGATTTGGAAGAGAAATTCTTGAAGTTATAGAGAAATGTGTTTCTGAATTGAGTTTCTCTAATGAAGCTAAAATTTTTGCATTAAACTCTGCAAAAACTTTAATTGAAGCTGAAGCTAAAATTCATGGAGAAAAACTTGAGGAAGTAAAATTACATGAAACAGGCTCAATAGATACATTAGTTGATATTATAGGTGTGGCTAAAGCAGCTGAAGAATTAAATTTATTTAAAGAAACAGTTTACTCTACTCCAGTTGCTGTAGGAAAGGGTTTACTTAAATTTTCTCACGGCATTTTTTCAATTCCAGCTCCAGCTACTTTAGAAATTCTTAAAAAAAGAAGATTTAAATTTTTAGGAGGAGAAATTGATGGGGAATTAACAACACCTACAGGTGCAGCTTTATTAACGAATTTAGCATCAACTTCTTTATCCTCGCTTCCATTAATGATTCCTTTAAGCGTAGGTTACGGTTCTGGATCAAAAAACTTTAAAGAAGGCGCAAACATTTTACGTGTGATTAAAGGTGAAATAGAAGATTCCTCATATCCATATATGGATTTAATTTATGTTTTAGAAACTAACTTGGATGATGTCTCTGGGGAAGTGATAGGTTATGTTATGGAAAGATTAATAAATGAAGGAGCTAAAGATGCATCTATAATCCCTATATTCACAAAAAAGAATCGCCCAGGATATATTCTTAAAGTTATTTCAGATGAAACACACGTGAATAAATTAATTTCATTAATAATGAAGGAAACTGGCACTTTAGGTGTAAGAGTCTCCTCTTGCATTAGGCATTTAGCCTTAAGAGATAAAACTATTGTAAAAATTAACTTAAACCAAAATATTAAAGAGCAAATAGCATTAAAAATTTCAAGAAGTAAAGAAGGAGAATTGATTCAAGTTAAACCTGAATATGAAGAAGCTAAAAAAATAGCGCTTAAAACAAATCAACCATTAAAAGAAGTTTACTTCAAAGCAGTTAAAGAGGCTGAAAAAATTTTAAGTAAAATTGGGAGGCGAAAAACGGGAAGCCAACATTCATGGTGATGGGATTACCTCCCATGAGGTTAGCTTCCCGCAAGCCTTTCCCCTTTAAAACAAACTTTCTTATTTTTACTTAAAAAATTTTTCTTTAAACAATTTTTAAACATTACAAATTTTCATAGAAAACCTTTTTAAATAAACATTTAAATCTAAAAATTCACTAAATAAAAGTAAATACTTTTATAAATGTAAATTTCATTAAACTTGATAGGTGAATAAGAATGGGTGGAACAAAAAAGAAGACATTATCACAAATGAGAAAAGAAGAAGAAAAAAGAAGAGAAAAAGAAGCTGAAAAAAAGAAAGTTAAGCAGGTTATAGAAAAGAAAGAAAAAAGCGCATTTTTTACTGAATCTCCAGAAGCAGCGCTTAAAGAACTTTCTAAACTTGATGTGTTAACCCCCTATACTGTAGCTTCTCAACTTAATTTAAGGTTAAGCGCAGCTAAAAACTTGCTTAAAGAACTTGAAGTTAAAAAACTTATTCGAATGGTTCAAGGAAACAACAGAATTAAAATTTATAAGTTTATTACTCCATTAACACCGCAATAAACTTATTTTAACACCTTCTTTAACTTGTTTAAAAACCTCCAAGTTTTCAGTTATTTTCCCTATAAGATTTACAGAGCTATAAGGTTGGGATTTACCATAAAAAATGCATATAGCTGAACCTAAAGGCCAATAAGCTAAATCTCCAGTTGCAACTTTATCTCTAGGTTTTTCAGCTCCAACTTTCACAGGAACCTTAAAATACACTTCCTCTTTCCAAATAGCAGCATACCCTTCAACAGGTAAAACTTTTAAAATTGCTTCAACAGTTTTTGGAGATAAAAACTTCATTA
This is a stretch of genomic DNA from Candidatus Bathyarchaeota archaeon. It encodes these proteins:
- a CDS encoding adenine phosphoribosyltransferase, yielding MKGESGSRILELKYKLATIELLNLAKNYYTYRELSQIVGLPETVLSRYIKGHVLPTIKRAESINSLLQNVLRLDTELEKRIVFDDSGYFDNTEIISDPLLLGRAVQYGINKFAGKRITKVVTAAVDGVPLATLLAYRLGVSLVIAKKEREVGVKDFIEEVFIPQKTAVMMSLYAPKGSIKKGDCVLIVDDVIDSGETQKALIRIVQKAKAEVTGIYALIAIGDEWKEKISEVANCPVEVVLQIPRKKV
- the larC gene encoding nickel pincer cofactor biosynthesis protein LarC, whose protein sequence is MLKKISVIDCQLAGVSGDMLIAALLDLGANEEKTIEAMKNVKNFVNECEKLKISVIEKSIHGIKAKKLVMDFIDKKRFRFGREILEVIEKCVSELSFSNEAKIFALNSAKTLIEAEAKIHGEKLEEVKLHETGSIDTLVDIIGVAKAAEELNLFKETVYSTPVAVGKGLLKFSHGIFSIPAPATLEILKKRRFKFLGGEIDGELTTPTGAALLTNLASTSLSSLPLMIPLSVGYGSGSKNFKEGANILRVIKGEIEDSSYPYMDLIYVLETNLDDVSGEVIGYVMERLINEGAKDASIIPIFTKKNRPGYILKVISDETHVNKLISLIMKETGTLGVRVSSCIRHLALRDKTIVKINLNQNIKEQIALKISRSKEGELIQVKPEYEEAKKIALKTNQPLKEVYFKAVKEAEKILSKIGRRKTGSQHSW
- a CDS encoding flavin reductase translates to MSVQTVLEKIVNAVTIVTSKKGKEINGLTVAWVTQVSFNPPLVIVSIGKERYTREFIDASKVFAINILSENQKDLAKLFGFYSGRNKNKFDGVDYEIKKSGSPILKNCAAYLDCKVIKAIEVGDHIIYVGEILEAGIKSNEKPLIYNPQEYF
- a CDS encoding histidine--tRNA ligase yields the protein MPRKFSLPRGIHDITPEEMAKRVWLFNKIMKIAHLYGFQMVEPATIEHLETLEAKSGSSIKNEIYYFKDKAGRDLGLRFDLTVGITRMVASRYDLPEPIKLYAIGGMWRYDEPQYGRYRYFYQWDAEIYGSLSTLADAEVISFGIDILEEVGLKDFEVKINNRKFMDAFLKKLGLNEEKSLAAMRIIDKLKKKSKNEIEAQLFECGLNESSINKIMELVSINGKPEKALTQLPKEALETEESLKAYNELNELFDYLNLLDKNKKCILDFSVVRGLDYYDGIVFEAYDKGGEDIGAIFGGGRFDNLCKIYGRDIPATGVAGGIERLIISMERNKLFPELSFKPEIFIAVASNEVQNKALEIITLLRKSGFSCDFDLKNRSLKHQLEYANSIGIPIVIIIGVKELINNQVTIKDMKNRKEIKINVNELIQTLTKILN
- the dcd gene encoding dCTP deaminase; translation: MILQDSKIKRMVENKELIISPFEIECLNSAGYDLRSSMDLLVYPKEQKLISTLERIELPPNIAGFLHLRSSLIREGLLAGLALVDPGFKGQLTISLFNASHNVIKISQGEPFLQITFIQLQDKAEKPYSGKYQNSKGVTKSLRHIKS
- the endA gene encoding tRNA-intron lyase — encoded protein: MEKPKEIQGYLRKKEIVLPLTDEVKELREKGFGTLKNGELTLQSYEAFYLIEKGKIKVYDVNSNQPLSLGELVKKLFSDKKEELIKYLVYRDLREKGYIVRESEKMDFEVYGKGPLRRLVSIIHEGRETTIEKLISLLKFAEEERKELVLAVIDRRTDIVFYTLNFLNFKGKG